In Sphingomonas sp. G-3-2-10, a single window of DNA contains:
- a CDS encoding DUF4403 family protein, giving the protein MQAGLPSDETGPKRRFPRLILWILGLVAIAAAGGIVAIILSRNTDVPPPARLADPVNIPKHESTIAVPLDLDSALLLRELERAIPRTLWSINKHVDKCVPAQRVRLFKKNLKVTPSLGCDVIGTVTRGAIRLRGQGEDIIADVPIRAQVAARHVGGFLKGETATGSAMVHARIRVSLSKDWTPGATVRLNYGWTSPPGIDFLGQRITFTDKVDEKLAPIVRELERTLPREIAKLNVRARVADAWRQSFTSLELNRENPPVWMRITPQRLSYGGYSLSGGKLRLRLGLTALTETFVGPKPADPSPTPLPPLVREAPGERLRFFIPVIADYAQLEPVILRALTKRSQRPFNLPGIGAVTGRFDNVVVYGTEGGRIAVGLTLAARPASGGGETRGIVWVTAKPVNAPGSMRVAFEDMRVNGNTDGIGGDILVQLARNPQVADEIAASLTQNFARDFEKLLGKVQRAIVEKRAGNFIIRAEIGQVQTGSLYPAGQGLYLPLWAEGKARVEYRPR; this is encoded by the coding sequence ATGCAAGCCGGACTGCCCAGCGACGAAACCGGCCCGAAGCGGCGCTTCCCGCGCCTGATCCTGTGGATCCTCGGCCTGGTCGCGATTGCCGCGGCAGGCGGGATCGTTGCGATCATCCTTTCGCGCAATACCGATGTGCCGCCGCCCGCGCGGCTGGCCGATCCGGTCAACATCCCGAAGCATGAATCGACCATCGCGGTGCCGCTCGATCTGGACAGCGCATTGCTGCTGCGCGAACTCGAACGGGCGATCCCGCGCACCCTGTGGTCGATCAACAAGCATGTCGACAAATGCGTGCCGGCGCAGCGGGTGCGGCTGTTCAAGAAGAATCTGAAGGTCACGCCCTCGCTCGGCTGCGACGTGATCGGCACTGTCACGCGCGGCGCGATCCGGCTGCGCGGACAGGGCGAGGATATCATTGCCGATGTGCCGATCCGCGCACAGGTGGCGGCGCGCCATGTCGGCGGCTTCCTGAAGGGCGAGACGGCGACCGGATCGGCGATGGTCCATGCGCGAATCCGCGTCAGCCTGTCGAAGGACTGGACGCCGGGGGCGACCGTCAGGCTGAACTATGGCTGGACCAGCCCGCCCGGCATCGATTTTCTCGGCCAGCGGATCACCTTTACCGACAAGGTGGACGAGAAGCTCGCCCCGATCGTCCGCGAGCTGGAGCGCACCCTGCCGCGCGAGATCGCGAAGCTGAACGTCCGCGCGAGGGTGGCCGATGCGTGGCGGCAAAGCTTCACTTCGCTGGAGCTGAACCGCGAAAATCCCCCGGTATGGATGCGGATCACGCCGCAGCGGCTGAGCTATGGCGGGTACAGCCTGTCGGGCGGCAAGCTGCGCCTGCGGTTGGGCCTGACCGCGCTGACCGAAACTTTTGTCGGGCCGAAACCCGCCGATCCGAGCCCAACTCCGCTGCCGCCGCTGGTGCGCGAAGCACCGGGCGAGCGGTTGCGCTTCTTCATCCCGGTGATCGCCGATTATGCCCAGCTGGAACCCGTGATCCTGCGTGCGCTGACCAAGCGATCGCAGCGGCCCTTCAACCTGCCCGGTATCGGCGCGGTGACGGGGCGGTTCGACAATGTCGTGGTCTATGGCACCGAGGGCGGGCGGATCGCGGTGGGGCTGACGCTGGCGGCGCGGCCCGCCAGCGGCGGCGGGGAAACGCGCGGGATCGTGTGGGTCACCGCAAAGCCGGTGAACGCGCCAGGATCGATGCGCGTGGCGTTCGAGGACATGCGGGTGAACGGCAATACCGACGGGATCGGCGGCGATATCCTCGTCCAGCTGGCGCGGAACCCGCAGGTGGCGGACGAGATCGCCGCATCGCTGACCCAGAATTTTGCGCGCGATTTCGAGAAATTGCTGGGCAAGGTGCAACGC
- the topA gene encoding type I DNA topoisomerase, with the protein MQLVIVESPAKAKTIEKYLGKDYHVLASYGHVRDLPPRDGSVNPDEGFSMEWEAYADKAKQLKAITDEAKKADRLILATDPDREGEAISWHVQEVLRNKKALPKEVERVTFNAITKPAILEAMKNPRELDTDLIDAYRARRALDYLVGFTLSPVLWRKLPGAKSAGRVQSVALRIIVQREREIEVFKPQEYWSVTADMEQDGTGFLTRLVKWKGDKLDRLSIGDGKTAEAAKKSVEEGRFSVVNVETKPAMRNPPPPFTTSTLQQEAARKLGFSASHTMRIAQGLYEDGAITYMRTDGVTMDGDAIQEARRAVVNRYDGHYVPEKPRVYTAKAKNAQEAHEAIRPTDFSKDKAGGGDHARLYDLIWKRALASQMASARMERTTIDLEDATGQHGLRATGQVVLFPGYLALYEEGRDDEGDEESRRLPRMSSGDTPAKKAVNAEQHFTQPPPRFSEASLVKRLEELGIGRPSTYASIIQTLKDRAYVRVEKNRFFAEESGRLVTAFLERFFEKYVGYDFTAELEEELDDVSGGRAEWQAVLDSFWKDFKPRTTEVMEQKPSEVTAALDQFLEPYLFPPKEDGSDPRLCPNCGEGKLALRGGKFGAFVACSNYPECKFTRRFGQPGGADGGDSGPEVLGQDPETGLNVERKSGRFGPYIQLGEGKEAARSSIPKDVELDLEMALKLLKLPRTIGNHPESGNPITASIGRYGPYLAHDGKYARLQSTMEVFETGMNAAVVKLAEAAAGGGRPARGAAREPLKILGKHPRTEAEIKLMDGRYGAYVTDGETNATLPKSIEKDALTLEEAAQLIDARAAAGPAKGKGKKKAAPKKAAAKKAPAKKAAAKKPAAKKADA; encoded by the coding sequence ATGCAGCTTGTCATCGTCGAATCGCCCGCCAAGGCGAAGACCATCGAGAAATATCTGGGCAAGGACTATCACGTCCTCGCGTCCTACGGTCACGTCCGCGATCTGCCGCCGCGCGATGGTTCGGTGAACCCGGACGAAGGCTTCTCGATGGAATGGGAAGCCTATGCCGACAAGGCGAAGCAGCTCAAGGCGATCACCGACGAAGCCAAGAAGGCCGACCGTCTGATCCTCGCGACCGACCCTGATCGCGAAGGCGAGGCGATTTCGTGGCATGTGCAGGAAGTGCTGCGCAACAAGAAGGCGCTGCCCAAGGAAGTCGAGCGCGTCACCTTCAACGCGATCACCAAGCCAGCGATCCTCGAAGCGATGAAGAACCCGCGCGAGCTCGATACCGACCTGATCGACGCCTATCGTGCCCGCCGCGCGCTCGATTATCTCGTGGGCTTCACCCTCTCGCCGGTGCTGTGGCGCAAACTGCCGGGCGCCAAGTCGGCCGGCCGCGTCCAATCGGTCGCGCTGCGCATCATCGTCCAGCGCGAGCGCGAGATCGAAGTTTTCAAACCCCAGGAATATTGGTCGGTCACCGCCGATATGGAGCAGGACGGCACCGGCTTCCTGACCCGTCTGGTCAAGTGGAAAGGTGACAAGCTCGACCGCCTGTCGATCGGCGATGGCAAGACCGCCGAAGCCGCGAAGAAGTCGGTCGAGGAAGGCCGTTTCTCGGTGGTCAATGTCGAGACCAAGCCGGCGATGCGCAACCCGCCGCCGCCCTTCACCACCTCGACCCTGCAACAGGAAGCCGCGCGCAAGCTCGGCTTCTCGGCCAGCCATACGATGCGTATCGCCCAAGGTTTGTACGAAGATGGCGCGATCACCTATATGCGGACCGACGGCGTGACGATGGACGGCGATGCCATCCAGGAAGCGCGCCGTGCGGTGGTGAACCGCTATGACGGTCACTATGTCCCTGAAAAGCCGCGCGTCTATACCGCCAAGGCGAAGAACGCGCAGGAAGCGCACGAAGCGATCCGTCCGACCGATTTCAGCAAGGACAAGGCCGGCGGCGGCGATCATGCGCGGCTCTACGACCTGATCTGGAAGCGCGCTCTGGCCAGCCAGATGGCGAGCGCGCGGATGGAGCGCACCACGATCGATCTGGAGGACGCCACCGGTCAGCACGGCCTGCGCGCCACCGGGCAGGTCGTGCTCTTCCCCGGCTATCTCGCGCTCTACGAGGAGGGCCGCGACGATGAAGGCGACGAGGAATCGCGCCGCCTGCCCAGGATGTCGTCGGGTGACACCCCGGCCAAGAAGGCTGTGAATGCCGAGCAGCATTTCACCCAGCCGCCGCCGCGCTTCTCCGAAGCCTCGCTGGTCAAGCGTCTTGAGGAACTCGGGATCGGCCGGCCTTCGACCTATGCCTCGATCATCCAGACGCTGAAGGATCGCGCTTACGTCCGCGTCGAGAAGAACCGCTTCTTCGCCGAAGAGAGCGGGCGGCTGGTCACGGCCTTCCTCGAACGCTTCTTCGAGAAATATGTCGGCTATGATTTCACCGCCGAGCTGGAAGAGGAACTCGACGACGTGTCGGGCGGCCGCGCCGAATGGCAGGCGGTGCTCGACAGCTTCTGGAAGGACTTCAAGCCGCGCACGACCGAGGTGATGGAACAGAAGCCGAGCGAGGTCACCGCCGCGCTCGACCAGTTCCTCGAACCTTATCTCTTCCCGCCCAAGGAAGACGGCAGCGACCCGCGCCTGTGCCCCAATTGCGGCGAGGGCAAGCTGGCGTTGCGCGGCGGCAAGTTCGGCGCGTTCGTCGCTTGCTCCAACTATCCCGAGTGCAAGTTCACGCGCCGCTTCGGCCAGCCCGGCGGCGCGGATGGCGGCGACAGCGGACCGGAAGTGCTGGGTCAGGACCCGGAGACCGGCCTGAATGTCGAGCGCAAGTCAGGCCGTTTCGGTCCGTACATCCAGCTTGGCGAAGGCAAGGAAGCCGCGCGTTCGTCGATCCCCAAGGATGTCGAACTCGATCTGGAGATGGCGCTGAAGCTGCTCAAGCTCCCGCGCACCATCGGCAATCACCCGGAGAGCGGCAACCCCATCACCGCCTCGATCGGCCGCTACGGCCCGTATCTGGCGCATGACGGCAAGTACGCCCGGCTTCAGTCGACGATGGAAGTGTTCGAAACCGGCATGAACGCTGCGGTGGTCAAGCTGGCCGAAGCGGCGGCCGGCGGCGGGCGTCCGGCGCGCGGCGCCGCCCGCGAGCCGCTCAAGATCCTCGGCAAGCATCCGCGCACCGAAGCCGAAATCAAGCTGATGGACGGCCGCTACGGCGCGTACGTCACCGATGGCGAGACCAACGCGACTTTGCCCAAGTCGATCGAGAAGGACGCGCTGACGCTGGAAGAAGCCGCCCAGCTGATCGACGCCCGCGCCGCGGCAGGTCCGGCCAAGGGCAAGGGCAAGAAGAAAGCCGCACCGAAGAAAGCGGCTGCCAAAAAGGCTCCGGCAAAGAAGGCCGCTGCGAAGAAACCGGCGGCGAAGAAGGCCGACGCCTGA